A single window of Zea mays cultivar B73 chromosome 10, Zm-B73-REFERENCE-NAM-5.0, whole genome shotgun sequence DNA harbors:
- the LOC103641040 gene encoding polyadenylate-binding protein-interacting protein 7 → MAGLMRQFICYDNQCWEMQVDATPNHTVNLAQSTPIFSTGDFPALPTVEDQNGFNKGNVDVLGMFNVRGSSEMPTGAGHFVSAVCKFASQNSGQWKFKKGPEYGNGVSALSVPKQYSSGTKQSSGNKFQSISSARVAPWLQTRDAVASMYSESRKEARDFARVRNACFEQARQAYLVGNKAVAKELSMKGQTYNVQMKAAHEKAREAIYRQRNLVSSQRGGDRLIDLHGLHVNEAIHILKGELTALKSTARAVGKRMQVMVCVGTGHHTRGSRTARLPLVVEQFLQDEGLQYTQPHPGLLQVMLY, encoded by the exons ATGGCGGGGCTAATGCGGCAGTTCATCTGCTACGATAACCAGTGTTGGGAA ATGCAAGTTGATGCTACACCCAATCACACAGTGAATCTGGCCCAGAGCACACCGATCTTTAGCACTGGGGATTTCCCTGCACTTCCAACAGTCGAGGACCAAAATGGTTTCAATAAGGGTAATGTGGATGTACTTGGCATGTTCAATGTGCGCGGCTCATCCGAAATGCCTACTGGAGCTGGTCATTTTGTTTCAGCTGTTTGCAAATTTGCGTCACAGAATTCTGGCCAGTGGAAGTTTAAAAAAGGTCCTGAATATGGTAATGGTGTTTCAGCTCTTTCTGTACCCAAACAGTACAGTTCTGGCACTAAACAATCATCTGGGAACAAGTTTCAAAGCATCAGCAGTGCAAGAGTTGCTCCATGGCTTCAGACCAGAGATGCAGTGG CAAGTATGTACTCAGAATCAAGGAAAGAAGCCCGTGATTTTGCTAGGGTTCGAAATGCGTGTTTTGAGCAG GCTAGACAGGCTTACTTGGTTGGCAACAAGGCTGTTGCGAAGGAATTGAGCATGAAGGGGCAGACATACAATGTGCAAATGAAAGCAGCTCATGAGAAAGCTAGAGAAGCTATTTACCGGCAAAG GAATCTTGTTTCTTCGCAACGTGGGGGTGACCGCCTGATTGATTTACATGGCTTGCATGTGAACGAAGCAATCCACATCCTGAAGGGTGAGCTCACTGCCTTGAAGAGCACAGCGAGGGCAGTAGGGAAGAGGATGCAAGTCATGGTTTGCGTTGGAACAGGCCACCACACTAGGGGCTCTCGCACTGCGAGGTTGCCTCTCGTTGTGGAGCAGTTCCTCCAAGATGAAGGCCTCCAGTACACGCAGCCTCATCCGGGTCTGCTCCAAGTGATGCTGTACTAA